The Solanum pennellii chromosome 7, SPENNV200 DNA segment aaaaaattctctaaAGAAACGTGAGAAAATCTATCACCCAATATATTAATCCAACGTCATTGTTAAAATTTAGTGACACAACAACGGCGTAATCTAATTAATGTCTATCTTAATGAATAACATATGATTAACAATCATCCTCCTAATTAACATAATAGGACAAGTTTCATATATTTCGATCTtaaacttttgatatttttcccaTAAAAAATACGGAAAAAGAACAAATACACCCttgaactatcgtaaatggtatatAGATACTTCCATCATACTTTTGGACATTGATGCATCTGCCGTAAAAaaattagagcatatataccctttatactaacggTCATACACCTGTCATAATATTAACCACCGATCCGACATTTGTTAAGTACCGGATGGACGGATAAGATTGTGTCACGTCTCCCTATTTAATCTTCCGTTAGAGTAGAGgacatatatgctctagttcTTGAATGGCAGGGGCACCAACGTCTCAAAAGTATGACGGAAGGTATATACATACAATTTTGCAATAGTGTGggaatatatttaattatactGTTTCCTAAAAAATACTTGATAAAATAGCCTTATATCTCCTAACCAACGAGATTGTAATAATCGGATTTGCCATCTAATTTTGGAAGTTCACTAAAGTTTGCAATTTGATAACATTAAAAGACCAAAATTACTAAGCAATATATATTTAAGAGTAAACCTTTGAACTTATTCCAAATAGATGTTTAATTTCTCTCTAGTTAAATTGCCTTGTGCATTTGATTGAGTTTGACACGTACAAAAGTTCAATTTCAATCATAGAGGcaaaaaattaatactaataattaataGCATAGGTCAAAGAAACTCAAATATCAGCCATAAAACAAAGCAAATATTTCTATTGATTCATCAACACACACACATTTTGGTCAAGTGGGACACCTAAAGatttcaataattttcatttcaaattacatAAGCTAATGAACACATCAAGATTTGAGTGAATGGATGAGTATAAATCCATATATACCTATTCCCCCACTTCCACATGGCAATCCTACTTCATCACAAATTCACAAACACACTATACCCCATCCCCCCTTAAAGTTACCATGTAAATCCGGAATATCGATGCGATGCAGATAtagattcataattttgaattttcagaAATGTAATTTAGTGGTACCACGtggataatacataaaataagatCGGTGATAATCGTGTCATAAAATAAGATTCatgttcttttatttctctctACACACGTCATAAGTACAATATCATGCTCAACAACATAAACAAGTCCTAAAAAAGATAGGGTATACACAaacttattcttattttgtctGAAGTAAAGAGAATATATTTGATACACGTTAAAGTTATTTTgaagttaattaattttgtaattttgattaaaaaaaaaaaactataaccATATATGGGATATTATTACCTCAATATTTTGTCCAACACCTAGTGCATTATTAGGTCTCTTAAAAAATGCCTATAAAAAGGCACCAACCTCTATCAAACTTCCTAGATACAAATTACAAACCCTTCTCCTCcatatttcaaaaaaggaaaggacAAAAAGATtatacaaaaaacaaaaaaattaatgaagtaCCAAAAGTTATTACAAAGTTTGGCCAAATTTATGGAGAAATTCACTCAACTATTTGcttcaatttcattattttcattccTATTTTCCTACTACTCATCTTACTTCTCATCCTTTTTTATCTATTATTCAATGAACTTTTCATTTTCTACATTTCCTTTCCAACTTCTAAACCATGCTATGGAcaaaaattatgtatttctaaTATGCAATGGTATATTCTTGGTCCTCCTCGCTAATACTTATAGCGAGGAGGAGAAGAAAGACGAAGATGGATTCTTGAACGAATTTCAAGAATCCGAATTATCACTATGCATTGGTACTCGAGCCTCGTGTCTAGAAGCATCAAAAGAAGAAGTACATGCACAACAACGCGAAGATAAAATGATCATACAACTCAGTAAGTCTCGTGATGTACCAATAGACGTTGAAAACTCAATTATGACAATTGTGCAATATAGTAAGCAAGATGAGGCAACGTTAGAAGGGGAAGAATGTTCTAGAACCTACGAGATCATAGAGGTAGATAATTatgaagaaaatgattttttaagtgaagaagaaaatgatgatGAGCCATTGAATAAGTTGAGTAATGaggaattgaataaaaaatttgaagaattcatAACAAAAATGAAGGAAGAAATAAGAATTGAAGCTCGTCAACAATTAGTTCTcgttaaataattaatcaaaatgtcGAGTTGTGTGGAAACCGTCATTATTACTTGTATTAGAATAGACTGTCTACATCACACTTTCTGAAATATTacaaatttttcatattctaCACTGTTAACGCGAGATATTTTATGCAACGAGATGTAaagtaattaatcaaaatattcatcTTCGTTAATATACATGttgagttattttctttttctatgagtattagtttgttttttttttttggctttacATTTTCTAGATTATTAAGGTACGTAGTTGTAATTAATTCTACGAATGTACATTATTATAGTTTGTATTTAATGTAATTGTTGTTTATCATATTCCACGTTGCATCCACGTACAAGAAAATTGGATGacatttaattttagtttaacCATAAGCAagtaaaaaaatactaaacTTTTCCCAATTAAAAACATTCACAATTAATTCGAAAGCTTAGTCATTACTGTACTGACTGCGACAACATTgtataactaattaaatttaagttatataaatCGATAGTGTTacatatttttacattattaaattaatttagttgATATCATAGATTGCTTTTTTTAAAGTACTATATCAAACTCGATAAATGAAGATATCAATTATTATACTCGAATATAATTTGatgatataaaaatacaaaaagaaaaaaaattagcttCGATGATTTGATTTTACAAGTAAATATGAGCTAAGCCCTACTAAAGTCGATTAATATTTTGACTTAAAGAAAGTTAATTTGGTCAAATCtggattatgatttttttatcaaCTACTGAGACAATTGATAATCCTTTAATGGATtcgaatattattttttatgaacagATAATTGatcattcttcttttttttaaacgtGTAAAAGATAAATTTTGCTTTAGTATAATAGCGTGCTATTTATATAAGGGGTTAATCGTAGACAAGCGTTATATGATAAGCTCGATCAAAAAAATTATGCTTTCAACTTTGAaatcttcaaaaaatattaaattcaatcAATTCGATTATGTTTACGATAAATTTTATCTGAATATTCTTTAGTAATTGTAAAGATTCTTTTCCTTAATAATTAGGATGGCTTGATTCTTGAAGTGTCTACAATCATAGATGTCAGTGTGGGaataataatattgattataataataaaatagtcaatTGTTAATTAAGAATCCACATGCAatgtattttataataataagaatttacgttataaatttgtatatataataaatatatttgataattaatcTAATTCAAAGAGTAAATTTTTGATCAATTGGATTTGTTGGATCATTTAAGAAGTATATCACATATTACATAATTAGAAGCAATGAATATTGTAAGCACACAAGATTTAAATCTTGATGGTTATAATAGGTGTATAAACTAGAGATaataatttgtaaaaataaaaaatgtgtcTCATacatctaaaatatattttaattttaaaaaaattctaacttGATTACtgcaaatcatataattaaactAAGTAAGAGTTATTCCTATGTAAACATTCTAATTGCACTTTTTTAagtttaacaaaattatttgagaTATAATCCATTCGTTTGCAAATGAATTCTATCATCTATGAaaggaaataatttaattaatgtatatatatgtataaaggATAAGCAATAGATATGTAATATATGTAGAATCTATGTATACtgactaaaaaaatatacaataaatctaatgatttattaatttaatttgtgaaaTACCCAccgaaaatgaaaaaaaataaataccaaATGATCAATGATATATAAAGGGACaaccaaataaaaatatagcTTAAATCTCATTTCCTAAAATCCATATATAAAAAGACAGAAAAATGTACGTAAAGCCCTTAGGAAAATAACCCCTTTTTCAACTTTATTACAACAATAGACACTTTCAATGCACTAATTGATaacacaaattaaattattcttgTGATTGAAAGTGACTAATATTGTCATCTTCTAGACTTTTTAGATGTACACGTGGCATGCAATTTTACAATTTTCTACTTGAAATCTTTGTATATTTGTGgctataaatttttataatttttacctttcaatttcaagaacctCACATGAATTTGTATGATAGAAGGGTTCTTTTGGCTACTATTTAAATGGGACCTCTTTCAACTATGGTCAATCTCATAATGAATGAAATGTTTGAAATTATCAATTACGTGGACatgacataaatttaatttgcaTAAATACAGTTGATCGACATGACATATGCATCTCATAAAAATGTAATGAGATATATATTGATTAGTTtcaatcataatatttataagttttttaaaaaattatttgagtttgTAGTCAGAAttgatatattttgaaaaaaattcatgttgagccttatgtaaaacttcaaacaaaaatatatgaataattgatttttttttttcaattttggttTCATAATCTAAAGTTGATtctaaaatagttaaatttgtaaaaaaaagatagaaaaaagaaagaagttaaaacaatatgttctttttttcGTTATACCTTAAATAGGGGGTCATAAAATTATTCACTCACCTAAATGTCTTATATATTACATTTATATCAAACTTATATCACTTCAAGTATTGATGTATGTAAATTTGACAGACATGTACATTTGTTATTAGTAAATCTATTTAATCTCGattaaaatttcatgtattaatcaacaaaataactTAACAATTTTCATGATATTCTTGATTTGTACGATAATCTCAAATCGAATCATTATAAGTTACTAAATCTATATGACTCCCGATCACCATCCCCTCTTCTAAATCTCTATACTAGttgcatattttattttttcattatttctcaTTCGACGTTAGATATTCAGAGTCTAACTATTCTATACCTTCTATAACCAAATTAGTGAAAGGTCGGCAAGATCTAGAAAGGACTTCAATTGAAAACCCTTCATATATATCGACAAACTTCACtttattaattgaaaaagaaCTACTTGTGGGTTTGATTTATGACCATtggaaattcttttttcttgaattttagcACTTAACAGCAACAAAAAGAAGACAAACAACTTAAAAGTTCTTGGATATTCTTTCAATAATTAACACTAAGTTTCCTCCTTACACAATGAGAGAATTGTCCTTACTGAACATGAACATAATAGTTTAACTTAAAAAATCGATACAGAAactcatatattttaaattctgAATCGACATCCgaatataattaaacaaaagGTAGCTAATCAGGACTTCTAACTTAAAATCATTCCTTTTTGCAATTTTGTCAAGATGTGAATTATTGGATATGATGATTGATGTGTATGGAACTCCTTCACAAACAAATTGAGCCAAATTACAATGATTTGGAAGAACATGAcaacaaagagaaaaagttaGATAGCATTGTTTCatgttcattaaaaaaaatcattcattcATCAAGAAAAGATATTCTATACGTAACAAAGACATATTAGATATAAACTTCTATTCTTCATTTAGGTTTACATATTAGATATAAGAAAAATGATGTTTTGTAATAGTGTATGTTGGATCAAATCCTAACGAAAAAAATGCTGAGCTCAGGACCACTGGTGCCATTGGGATTCATCATATAGTACGTCTCTGAGTCCTTTGATCCAACAGTTCGTTCAAAGAAAGCTCTCATATACGTGAGTTCTCCCTCCGAAGACTCGGATGGTAGAACACCAGCTCCCATTGATACAGCATGCAAATTCTGCATTACTTTAAGATCATCTTCTGTAGGTCCTCTTTTTACTGCATACCCAACTTTACGTCCATTGCAATACATAGTCCATATAGGTTCATCGATGAGTTTGAGTTTCTCCGAGTGATTCTTTTCACACTCGAGAGCAATTCTCACTAGTCCTGATCCCATATCCTGGAGGAGTTTACCTGTTTGTATTGACAGTTCCAGAACAAGCAATGGAACACCCCTTGGATTCTCTTGAATTGAAAGATTAACTCTAGCTTTTCGAAACCCAAAAAGAGTACCTGTCATCTGTTTTCCTCCATGTATATGACCTTCGTGAAGACGGTTAGAAACTGGCATTTTGCACGGAGGGTTTATTACAGGGAATGAACGGAAAACTGACTTTACACGACGAAAGAGTTTTGTTGATTTCCATTGACCTTTTTTGTGAGATGGTTGTTGTAATAGAACTGGAGTAGGAGGTAACCTGGGTGACGAGCTATCTGGAGCAACCACATTTCGTGGTTTAGAAGCAACTGTTTTTGGTGATGGCATAATTGTGTGTGTTTTGTTGAAACAGAGCAAGTGGTAAATATATGATTGTGCCATAGACGTGGTGGTGGTGCTTAGGGAATGGAATATGAAGTGGAAAGCACGTATGTTGAAATACCAAAGCCATTTCACAAGtacttctttttaaaaaatgggtAAATGATTGGAAGTTCTAATAAATTATACTTCATTAATTGTGTTAGTTTGACTATATGATTCTGTACATATTCATTTCTTTCTATGAACAAATCTTAGGCAAATAATAGCATGtaaatcatcaaattagagGATTTGTAGGGATGGATATAATGAACAAGAGTATACACGTACACAACAATTATACACATCAAACAAGAAGCATTATTCATTAGGCCATTGGGTTGAGAATGACATTTCAATAATTTGTTCCAATCAAATTGTATATCCAGGAGGAATGTGAATCAAATTGTGAGGACACACATATCTAACAGTACAATTATGAACACATTAAAAGGGAGCCTTGGCGTAACTGGTAAAATTGTAGTTCAAACTCTGGAAACAACCTCTTATAGAATTGCATGGCTTGTGGTCCGGCCCTTCCCCGGGAAAAACCTATGTTGTttgaactcttcaaaaatgttgatAGGTGCATGTCTGATCATTCAAAAGTAGTGCATATT contains these protein-coding regions:
- the LOC107025529 gene encoding protein MIZU-KUSSEI 1-like, whose protein sequence is MPSPKTVASKPRNVVAPDSSSPRLPPTPVLLQQPSHKKGQWKSTKLFRRVKSVFRSFPVINPPCKMPVSNRLHEGHIHGGKQMTGTLFGFRKARVNLSIQENPRGVPLLVLELSIQTGKLLQDMGSGLVRIALECEKNHSEKLKLIDEPIWTMYCNGRKVGYAVKRGPTEDDLKVMQNLHAVSMGAGVLPSESSEGELTYMRAFFERTVGSKDSETYYMMNPNGTSGPELSIFFVRI
- the LOC107025641 gene encoding uncharacterized protein LOC107025641, with the protein product MKYQKLLQSLAKFMEKFTQLFASISLFSFLFSYYSSYFSSFFIYYSMNFSFSTFPFQLLNHAMDKNYVFLICNGIFLVLLANTYSEEEKKDEDGFLNEFQESELSLCIGTRASCLEASKEEVHAQQREDKMIIQLSKSRDVPIDVENSIMTIVQYSKQDEATLEGEECSRTYEIIEVDNYEENDFLSEEENDDEPLNKLSNEELNKKFEEFITKMKEEIRIEARQQLVLVK